In Streptomyces seoulensis, the following are encoded in one genomic region:
- a CDS encoding FUSC family protein, with protein sequence MSRPAVRSLPPWLAHAFRAQRGPVPWSAVVRGALAAGPLLVAGMLAGRTAEGVLAAIGAMLAGINDRPGSRRASVDRLGTPALAGAFGLLAGTYGGQHLSAVPLTLALTVLGLLAGSISAVGPVASAAGTQLLVTAAVGAGTPAGPPAWQGALAFLAGALWLLLLRLALPTPGSLAGDFRFDGERQAVADVYDAVAALLDAAGTDTAPARRAALTAALDHAQDALAGPRLRRHATSAAERRLHARYRAALPLAEAATALAWAGDPLSARASAGPRRLAAAVRDNTAAGPLPAPTRAAPALRALDDALLRAAEAFDRAGSGRHLTPGRRGGMRGALRAMTGTAGREYGLRVALCFGAGAGIAQALHHTGWYGSHPHWYWLPLTAVFLVKPDLGPLVSRVLCRAAGTVLGALVFAALAALLPSPAGLITLVTVCGALLPVSTRHFAALTAVVTVLVLALIMAGGEPQACLGRIAETLVACALVLIVGHLPMPGRRGARVRARLTAAGGAAHAYLVHVLAETDDHAERWALRREAYRALAEARTAIAVSAAELPAVARHTRGTDQVAAVLERLVDTTTACAVHLDDTGRLTPRHTDQLRSALRELEAGGRDWTGLRTAA encoded by the coding sequence GTGTCGCGCCCCGCCGTCCGGTCACTTCCGCCCTGGCTCGCCCACGCCTTCCGCGCCCAGCGCGGCCCCGTGCCCTGGAGCGCGGTGGTCCGGGGCGCCCTCGCCGCCGGGCCGCTGCTGGTCGCCGGGATGCTCGCCGGACGGACCGCCGAGGGCGTCCTCGCCGCGATCGGCGCGATGCTCGCCGGGATCAACGACCGCCCGGGCAGCCGACGCGCCTCAGTCGACCGGCTGGGCACCCCGGCCCTGGCCGGTGCCTTCGGCCTGCTCGCCGGCACCTACGGCGGACAGCACCTGTCCGCCGTACCGCTCACCCTCGCCCTGACCGTGCTCGGCCTGCTGGCGGGCTCCATCAGCGCCGTCGGCCCGGTCGCCTCGGCGGCCGGCACCCAGCTCCTCGTCACCGCCGCCGTCGGCGCGGGCACCCCGGCCGGTCCGCCCGCCTGGCAGGGCGCCCTCGCCTTCCTCGCCGGAGCGCTCTGGCTCCTCCTGCTCCGCCTCGCCCTGCCCACCCCCGGCTCGCTCGCGGGCGACTTCCGCTTCGACGGCGAACGCCAGGCGGTGGCCGACGTGTACGACGCCGTCGCCGCCCTGCTCGACGCGGCCGGCACCGACACCGCGCCCGCCCGCCGGGCCGCGCTCACCGCCGCGCTCGACCACGCGCAGGACGCCCTCGCCGGACCCCGCCTGCGCCGCCACGCCACCTCCGCCGCCGAACGGCGCCTGCACGCCCGGTACCGGGCCGCGCTGCCCCTGGCCGAGGCCGCCACCGCCCTCGCCTGGGCCGGCGACCCGCTCTCCGCGCGGGCCTCGGCGGGCCCGCGCAGGCTCGCCGCGGCCGTCCGCGACAACACCGCCGCGGGCCCGCTGCCCGCCCCCACCCGCGCCGCGCCCGCCCTGCGCGCCCTCGACGACGCCCTGCTGCGCGCCGCCGAGGCGTTCGACCGCGCCGGGAGCGGCCGTCATCTCACCCCCGGCCGGCGCGGCGGGATGCGCGGCGCGCTGCGGGCCATGACCGGCACGGCGGGCCGCGAGTACGGGCTGCGCGTCGCCCTCTGCTTCGGCGCCGGAGCCGGCATCGCCCAGGCCCTGCACCACACCGGCTGGTACGGCAGCCACCCGCACTGGTACTGGCTGCCGCTCACCGCCGTCTTCCTCGTCAAGCCCGACCTCGGCCCGCTGGTCTCCAGGGTGCTGTGCCGGGCCGCCGGGACCGTGCTCGGCGCGCTGGTGTTCGCCGCCCTGGCCGCGCTGCTGCCCAGCCCGGCGGGGCTGATCACGCTGGTCACGGTGTGCGGGGCGCTGCTGCCCGTCTCCACCCGGCACTTCGCCGCGCTGACCGCCGTCGTCACCGTGCTGGTGCTCGCCCTGATCATGGCCGGCGGGGAGCCGCAGGCGTGCCTCGGGCGGATCGCCGAGACCCTGGTGGCCTGCGCGCTCGTCCTGATCGTCGGCCACCTGCCGATGCCGGGCCGCCGGGGCGCCCGGGTCCGGGCCCGGCTCACCGCCGCCGGGGGCGCCGCGCACGCCTACCTCGTGCACGTCCTCGCCGAGACCGACGACCACGCCGAGCGCTGGGCGCTGCGCCGCGAGGCGTACCGCGCCCTCGCCGAGGCCCGCACCGCCATCGCCGTCTCCGCCGCCGAACTGCCCGCCGTCGCCCGGCACACCCGGGGCACCGACCAGGTGGCCGCCGTGCTGGAACGGCTCGTCGACACCACCACCGCCTGCGCCGTCCACCTGGACGACACCGGCCGCCTCACCCCCCGGCACACCGACCAACTCCGTTCCGCGCTGCGGGAACTGGAGGCCGGGGGCCGGGACTGGACCGGGCTGCGCACGGCCGCGTAG
- a CDS encoding uridine kinase: MRLEAITWERLADRLADRILALEPAGGSPWPRVGLDGAPAAGPGDLATRIAEALRVRGRPSLVVGTEGFLRPASLRLEHGRRDEESYYSGWFDTGALWREVLGPLDAGGDGRVLPDLWDPVTDRATRSSYVRLPPGGVLLLHGPLLLQHWFPLDLTVHVLLSSGALSRRTPDTDHWTLPAFARYETETDPAATADVVVRADDPRHPAWNG; the protein is encoded by the coding sequence GTGCGACTCGAAGCGATCACCTGGGAGCGGCTGGCCGACCGGCTCGCCGACCGGATTCTGGCGCTGGAGCCCGCCGGCGGCAGCCCCTGGCCGCGCGTGGGCCTCGACGGAGCGCCCGCCGCCGGACCGGGTGACCTCGCCACCCGGATCGCCGAAGCCCTCCGGGTACGCGGCCGGCCCTCCCTGGTCGTCGGCACCGAGGGCTTCCTGCGCCCCGCCTCCCTCCGCCTGGAGCACGGACGGCGTGACGAGGAGTCGTACTACAGCGGCTGGTTCGACACCGGGGCACTCTGGCGCGAGGTTCTCGGCCCCCTGGACGCCGGGGGCGACGGGCGGGTGCTGCCCGACCTGTGGGACCCGGTCACCGACCGCGCCACCCGCAGCTCCTACGTCCGGCTACCGCCCGGCGGGGTACTGCTGCTGCACGGCCCCCTTCTCCTCCAGCACTGGTTCCCCCTCGACCTGACCGTCCACGTCCTGCTGTCCTCCGGCGCCCTGAGCCGCCGCACCCCCGACACCGACCACTGGACGCTCCCCGCCTTCGCCCGCTACGAGACGGAGACCGACCCCGCCGCCACCGCCGACGTGGTGGTACGCGCCGACGACCCTCGGCACCCCGCCTGGAACGGCTGA
- a CDS encoding DUF397 domain-containing protein: protein MDRINPRHRVYNGMPARELGAVGWHKPWSGGNGGNCLEAMKLADGRIAVRQSTDPDGPALIYTTAEMTAFIEGAKAGEADFLLS from the coding sequence ATGGATCGCATCAATCCGCGCCACCGCGTCTACAACGGCATGCCCGCGCGGGAACTGGGCGCCGTGGGCTGGCACAAGCCCTGGAGCGGCGGCAACGGCGGCAACTGCCTGGAGGCCATGAAGCTGGCCGACGGCCGCATCGCCGTACGCCAGTCCACCGACCCCGACGGCCCCGCGCTGATATACACCACCGCCGAGATGACCGCCTTCATCGAGGGCGCCAAGGCGGGAGAGGCGGACTTCCTGCTCTCCTGA
- a CDS encoding glutamate synthase subunit beta yields MADPKGFMSTPRQEWPRRPVVERVRDWDEVYVPGALLPIVSAQANRCMDCGVPFCHDACPLGNLIPEWNELVARSDWRAASERLHATNNFPEFTGRLCPAPCEAGCVLAINQPAVTIKNVEWAIAERAWEEGFVPPRPPDRLSGKTVAVIGSGPTGLAAAQQLTRAGHTVAVYEKDDRIGGLLRYGIPEFKMEKRFLDRRLEQMRAEGTRFRTSTAVGRDVPAPELRSRYDAVVVATGATAWRELPVPGRELAGVHQAMEYLPPANRVCAGDLEANPLSAAGRHVVIVGGGDTGADCLGTAVREGAASVTQLDIYARPGGERDAEAEPWPTYPKLYRLSGAHEEAGELRTAPAADADARLFAASTLRFTGDGRGRVKELHVVEVDEGRQPVPGTERVLPADLVLLALGFSGPDRADGLIGQLGLETEPRGTLARDGEFGTNVPGVFAAGDAARGQSLVVWAIAEGRAVAAAVDRYLMGESWLEAPISPHDRPMAV; encoded by the coding sequence ATGGCCGATCCCAAGGGGTTCATGAGCACACCGCGCCAGGAGTGGCCGCGGCGACCCGTGGTGGAGCGGGTCCGGGACTGGGACGAGGTCTATGTGCCGGGGGCGTTGCTGCCGATCGTCAGCGCGCAGGCGAACCGGTGCATGGACTGCGGGGTCCCCTTCTGCCACGACGCCTGTCCGCTGGGGAATTTGATCCCCGAGTGGAACGAGCTGGTGGCCCGGTCGGACTGGCGGGCGGCGAGCGAGCGGCTGCACGCGACGAACAACTTCCCCGAGTTCACCGGCAGATTGTGCCCGGCGCCCTGCGAGGCGGGGTGTGTGCTGGCCATCAACCAGCCCGCCGTCACGATCAAGAACGTGGAGTGGGCGATCGCCGAGCGGGCCTGGGAGGAAGGGTTCGTGCCGCCCCGGCCGCCGGACCGGCTCTCCGGGAAGACGGTCGCGGTGATCGGGTCCGGGCCGACCGGGCTGGCCGCCGCGCAGCAGCTCACGCGGGCGGGGCACACCGTGGCGGTGTACGAGAAGGACGACCGGATCGGGGGGCTGCTGCGGTACGGCATCCCCGAGTTCAAGATGGAGAAGCGCTTCCTGGACCGGCGCCTGGAGCAGATGCGGGCGGAGGGGACGCGGTTCCGTACCTCGACGGCAGTCGGGCGGGACGTCCCGGCGCCGGAGCTGCGGTCGCGGTACGACGCGGTGGTGGTCGCCACCGGAGCCACGGCCTGGCGGGAACTGCCGGTGCCGGGGCGGGAGTTGGCCGGGGTGCATCAGGCCATGGAGTATCTGCCGCCGGCCAACCGGGTGTGCGCCGGCGACCTGGAGGCCAACCCTCTGTCGGCGGCCGGGCGGCATGTGGTGATCGTGGGCGGCGGGGACACCGGGGCCGACTGTCTGGGGACGGCGGTGCGCGAGGGGGCGGCGTCCGTGACCCAGTTGGACATCTACGCCCGGCCGGGCGGGGAGCGGGACGCGGAGGCGGAGCCGTGGCCGACGTACCCGAAGCTCTACCGTCTCTCCGGCGCGCACGAGGAGGCGGGTGAGCTGCGGACCGCTCCGGCGGCGGACGCGGACGCCCGGCTGTTCGCGGCGTCCACGCTCCGGTTCACCGGGGACGGCCGGGGCCGGGTGAAGGAGCTGCACGTGGTGGAGGTGGACGAGGGCAGGCAGCCGGTGCCGGGCACCGAGCGGGTGCTGCCCGCCGATCTGGTGCTGCTGGCGCTCGGGTTCTCCGGCCCGGACCGCGCGGACGGGCTCATCGGGCAGCTGGGACTGGAGACGGAGCCGCGCGGCACGCTCGCGCGGGACGGGGAGTTCGGCACGAACGTGCCGGGCGTGTTCGCCGCCGGGGACGCGGCGCGCGGTCAGTCGCTCGTGGTGTGGGCGATCGCGGAGGGCCGGGCGGTGGCGGCGGCCGTGGACCGGTATCTGATGGGCGAGTCGTGGCTGGAGGCGCCGATCTCGCCGCACGACCGGCCGATGGCGGTGTAG
- a CDS encoding helix-turn-helix domain-containing protein, with product MSEPRSAPTVGQVVLGRRLLDLRERAGLKREEAARVLRVAPATVRRMEMAEVSLKIPYLQLLLKSYGVPDDEAELFVQLAEEANRPGWWQRFHDILPGWFSMYVSLEGAAALIRSYEPHFVPGLLQTEDYARGVLRSGAIGQTSPDDIERHVDLRMRRQELLTRPDAPRFWAVMDETALRRPVGGPEVMRAQLDKLLEATTLPGVTLQVAPFANGPHPGTYGPFVLFRFAMPELPDMVYSEYLTGAVYLDARSEVATHLEVMDRMAAQAATAQRTKEILRDLRKEL from the coding sequence GTGAGCGAACCGCGGTCCGCGCCTACCGTGGGTCAGGTGGTCCTCGGCCGCCGCCTGCTGGACCTGCGGGAACGCGCCGGGCTCAAGCGCGAGGAGGCCGCCCGCGTCCTCCGCGTCGCCCCCGCCACCGTGCGCCGCATGGAGATGGCCGAGGTCTCCCTCAAGATCCCCTACCTCCAACTCCTTCTGAAGTCCTACGGCGTTCCGGACGACGAGGCCGAACTCTTCGTACAGCTCGCCGAGGAGGCCAACCGGCCCGGCTGGTGGCAGCGGTTCCACGACATCCTGCCCGGCTGGTTCTCCATGTACGTCAGCCTGGAGGGCGCCGCCGCGCTCATCCGCTCCTACGAGCCGCACTTCGTCCCCGGCCTGCTCCAGACCGAGGACTACGCGCGCGGGGTGCTCCGCTCCGGCGCCATCGGGCAGACCAGCCCCGACGACATCGAGCGCCACGTCGACCTCCGGATGCGCCGTCAGGAACTCCTCACCCGCCCCGACGCGCCCCGCTTCTGGGCCGTGATGGACGAGACCGCCCTGCGCCGCCCGGTCGGCGGCCCCGAGGTGATGCGCGCCCAGCTCGACAAACTCCTGGAGGCCACGACGCTGCCCGGCGTCACCCTCCAGGTGGCCCCGTTCGCCAACGGGCCGCATCCGGGCACGTACGGCCCCTTCGTACTGTTCCGGTTCGCCATGCCCGAACTGCCGGACATGGTCTACAGCGAGTACCTGACCGGCGCGGTCTACCTCGACGCGCGCTCCGAGGTGGCCACTCACCTGGAGGTCATGGACCGCATGGCGGCGCAGGCCGCCACGGCACAACGCACGAAGGAGATCCTGCGGGATCTCCGCAAGGAGCTGTGA
- a CDS encoding magnesium and cobalt transport protein CorA, whose protein sequence is MSMAGNLRKVTKLSRVGGLRKVAGLARRRPRVDLSHPARSPLGSSVVNCVMYQDGIRVPGSADVVDAVKTVRNTGDGFVWLGLHEPTAEEFTDVAELFDLHPLAVEDAVEAHQRPKLERYGDTLFAVLKTVCYVEHEKLTATSEVVNTGEIMVFVGEDFVITVRHGHHGSLGPLREELEARPRQLAKGPSAVLHAVADHVVDEYLNVTDAVQGDVEQVETDVFSEEGARADPGRIYQLKRELLELKRAAVPLVRPVEDLATRPMRVVDPEIQAYFRDVMDHLIRAKDQIAAFDELLNSILQAHLAQVTVAQNEDMRKITAWAAIVAVPTMVCGVYGMNFKYMPEARWHYGYPLIMGITALACVALWRGFRRNGWF, encoded by the coding sequence ATGTCGATGGCGGGGAATCTGCGGAAAGTCACCAAGCTGAGCAGGGTCGGCGGCCTGCGCAAAGTGGCCGGTCTGGCCCGGCGCCGGCCGCGTGTGGACCTGAGCCACCCGGCCAGGTCGCCCCTGGGTTCCTCGGTCGTGAACTGCGTGATGTATCAGGACGGCATACGCGTGCCGGGCTCCGCCGATGTGGTGGACGCCGTGAAGACGGTCCGCAACACCGGCGACGGCTTCGTCTGGCTGGGGCTGCACGAGCCGACCGCCGAGGAGTTCACCGATGTCGCCGAGCTGTTCGACCTGCACCCGCTGGCGGTGGAGGACGCGGTGGAGGCCCATCAGCGCCCGAAGCTGGAGCGGTACGGCGACACGCTCTTCGCGGTGCTGAAGACGGTCTGTTACGTGGAGCACGAGAAGCTGACGGCGACGAGCGAGGTGGTGAACACCGGCGAGATCATGGTGTTCGTCGGCGAGGACTTCGTCATCACCGTGCGGCACGGCCACCATGGCTCACTGGGACCGCTGCGCGAGGAGTTGGAGGCGCGGCCACGTCAGCTCGCCAAGGGCCCGTCGGCGGTGCTGCACGCCGTGGCGGACCATGTGGTGGACGAGTATCTGAACGTCACGGACGCGGTGCAGGGCGATGTCGAGCAGGTCGAGACGGACGTCTTCTCGGAGGAGGGCGCGCGCGCCGATCCGGGGCGGATCTACCAGCTCAAGCGTGAACTGCTCGAACTGAAACGGGCCGCGGTGCCGCTGGTGCGCCCGGTGGAGGACCTGGCCACCCGGCCGATGCGGGTGGTCGACCCGGAGATACAGGCGTACTTCCGCGATGTGATGGACCATCTGATACGCGCCAAGGACCAGATCGCCGCGTTCGACGAGCTGCTGAACTCCATCCTCCAGGCGCATCTGGCGCAGGTGACGGTCGCGCAGAACGAGGACATGCGGAAGATCACGGCCTGGGCCGCGATCGTCGCGGTGCCGACGATGGTCTGCGGTGTGTACGGCATGAACTTCAAGTACATGCCCGAGGCCCGCTGGCACTACGGCTATCCGCTGATCATGGGCATCACCGCGCTGGCCTGTGTCGCGCTCTGGCGCGGCTTCCGGCGCAACGGCTGGTTCTGA
- a CDS encoding ATP-binding protein produces MASVIPSAPLGTDPAADRSRPGVAPASATARAGRRFRFELAAHPGSPARARRLARTRLADWSVCADTCESAVLVVSELVTNAVVHTASSRVVCELADHDGLVRIAVRDEGCAPGEPHPAQQRPDEEHGRGLLLVAALCRAWGAQEHGPGLLVWAELDRGPATDGRPGTPASTGARTGTGTRAVEPRHDLGWGTRGKPDPARAPGEDVRSAPARHIRVPEQYAHAAERAEAWSRS; encoded by the coding sequence GTGGCAAGCGTGATTCCGTCCGCGCCCTTAGGAACAGATCCCGCCGCAGACCGTTCCCGTCCCGGCGTCGCACCGGCATCGGCGACGGCTCGGGCCGGCCGCCGGTTCCGCTTCGAGCTGGCCGCGCACCCGGGCTCCCCGGCTCGGGCCAGACGCCTGGCGCGGACCCGGCTGGCCGACTGGTCGGTGTGCGCGGACACCTGTGAGAGCGCGGTCCTGGTCGTGTCCGAGCTGGTCACCAACGCCGTCGTGCACACCGCGAGCAGTCGTGTGGTGTGCGAACTGGCCGACCACGACGGCCTGGTGCGCATAGCCGTACGGGACGAGGGCTGCGCGCCCGGCGAGCCCCACCCGGCACAGCAGCGGCCCGACGAGGAGCACGGGAGGGGGTTGCTTCTCGTCGCCGCGCTGTGCCGGGCCTGGGGTGCCCAGGAGCACGGGCCGGGCCTGCTGGTCTGGGCCGAGCTGGACCGGGGCCCCGCCACGGACGGCCGGCCGGGGACCCCGGCGAGCACCGGAGCCCGCACCGGTACCGGCACCCGTGCCGTCGAACCCCGTCACGACCTCGGCTGGGGCACCCGCGGCAAGCCCGACCCCGCCCGCGCCCCGGGCGAGGACGTACGCTCCGCCCCCGCCCGCCACATCCGGGTGCCGGAGCAGTACGCCCACGCCGCCGAACGGGCCGAAGCCTGGAGCCGGTCCTGA
- a CDS encoding DUF2293 domain-containing protein, with protein sequence MEPRSPEPPGAGGGPVVVQPQRRKHCAACRQGPLALLVLEDGVPRCLDCADLGHLVFLARGDAALTRRAREESALSAVVVRFARRRGRYERQGLLVEEAALARAEERCLADAEVRERRRVRDARRRVAEDERFVAELAAEIGRLFPGCPAGRARAVAGHAALRGSGRVGRSAAGRALSEAAVTSAVVASVRHLDTPYDGLLMSGVPRREARERIAGAVEGVLREWREPAAREVVEPGREQGVG encoded by the coding sequence ATGGAGCCCCGCTCCCCCGAACCGCCCGGTGCCGGGGGCGGCCCGGTCGTGGTGCAGCCGCAGCGGCGGAAGCACTGCGCGGCCTGCCGGCAGGGTCCGCTGGCGCTGCTGGTGCTGGAGGACGGGGTGCCGCGCTGCCTCGACTGCGCGGATCTGGGGCACCTGGTGTTCCTGGCGCGCGGGGACGCCGCGCTGACCCGCAGGGCCCGGGAGGAGAGCGCGCTGTCGGCGGTGGTGGTGCGGTTCGCGCGGCGGCGCGGCCGGTACGAGCGCCAGGGCCTGCTGGTGGAGGAGGCCGCGCTGGCGCGGGCGGAGGAGCGGTGCCTGGCGGATGCGGAGGTCCGGGAGCGGCGCCGGGTGCGGGACGCGCGGCGGCGGGTGGCGGAGGACGAGCGCTTCGTCGCCGAGCTCGCGGCGGAGATCGGGCGGCTGTTCCCCGGCTGTCCGGCCGGCCGGGCGCGGGCGGTCGCCGGGCACGCGGCCCTGCGGGGCAGCGGGCGGGTCGGGCGCAGTGCGGCCGGGCGAGCGCTGTCGGAGGCGGCGGTGACCTCGGCGGTGGTGGCCTCGGTACGGCATCTGGACACGCCGTACGACGGGCTGCTGATGAGCGGGGTGCCCCGGCGTGAGGCACGCGAGCGGATCGCCGGTGCCGTGGAGGGAGTGCTGCGGGAGTGGCGGGAGCCGGCCGCGCGGGAGGTGGTGGAACCGGGACGGGAGCAGGGAGTGGGGTGA
- a CDS encoding ABC transporter ATP-binding protein, whose amino-acid sequence MGWNEHADAFLELSLRSMVRRLPGMLASSLELARQADPGAARTVLAAEVGRGLAQAVSLLAVNSALGSLLTGPDIEQRLRAAVPALAVMAATMLVAALLRAASTYATGRLEPKVERVATELYLERAANVELAAIEDHAFHKLLDTAQYGARSARHMISYGARVINALISLLAAAGVLTVLHPALLPLLVTMTLPSAWSALTNARRRYESFHTWVQHVRAGQLIGSLLTEPGAAPEIRVHGVGPFLLRHYRAMSETAEAEQARLSRLAARTGLAAAAWTGLATLATYATLGALLLAGAMALSVAGTAVIAIRTGSASLETLVLEINQLHEEALFVGDLKRLYVEAAERAIPVGGEELPKEPKEIRFEDVTFSYPGEAARPALDGVSLSLPMGHIIALVGENGSGKTTLVKLLAGLYAPDRGRVLWDGVDAARADRRLLAERVAMVAQDFKRWPFTARVNVAVGRSSVPLTEERLASAVAEAGAEEVVAGLPRGLDTLLARNFTGGHELSGGQWQRLGIARAAYRRGGILIVDEPTAALDARAELAVFEKIRALAGSGQTVVLITHRLASVRHADLVHVLERGRLVESGSPDELLARGGVYAELYALQAGQFTAPVPAPKPG is encoded by the coding sequence ATGGGGTGGAACGAGCACGCCGACGCCTTCCTGGAGCTGAGCCTGCGCTCGATGGTGCGGCGGCTGCCCGGCATGCTGGCGTCCAGCCTGGAGCTGGCCCGGCAGGCGGACCCGGGGGCCGCCCGCACGGTGCTCGCCGCCGAGGTGGGCCGGGGCCTGGCCCAGGCGGTGAGCCTGCTGGCCGTCAACAGCGCGCTCGGCAGCCTGCTCACCGGCCCGGACATCGAGCAGCGGCTGCGTGCCGCCGTACCCGCCCTCGCGGTGATGGCGGCGACGATGCTGGTCGCGGCGCTGCTGCGGGCCGCCTCCACCTATGCCACCGGGCGGCTTGAGCCCAAGGTGGAGCGGGTGGCGACCGAGCTGTATCTGGAGCGGGCGGCCAATGTGGAGCTGGCCGCGATCGAGGACCACGCCTTCCACAAGCTGCTGGACACCGCGCAGTACGGCGCCCGCTCGGCGCGCCACATGATCTCCTACGGCGCGCGGGTGATCAACGCGCTGATCTCGCTGCTCGCGGCGGCCGGTGTGCTGACCGTGCTGCATCCCGCGCTGCTGCCGCTGCTGGTCACCATGACGCTGCCGAGCGCCTGGAGCGCCCTGACCAACGCGCGGCGGCGCTACGAGTCGTTCCACACCTGGGTGCAGCATGTGCGGGCCGGGCAGCTGATCGGCAGTCTGCTCACCGAGCCGGGGGCGGCGCCGGAGATCCGGGTGCACGGGGTCGGCCCGTTCCTGCTGCGGCACTACCGGGCGATGTCGGAGACGGCGGAGGCCGAGCAGGCCCGGCTCTCCCGGCTGGCGGCCCGCACCGGCCTGGCGGCGGCCGCCTGGACGGGGCTGGCGACCCTCGCCACCTACGCCACCCTGGGCGCGCTGCTGCTGGCCGGGGCGATGGCGCTGTCGGTGGCGGGTACGGCGGTCATCGCCATCCGTACCGGGTCGGCGAGCCTGGAGACGCTGGTGCTGGAGATCAACCAGTTGCACGAGGAGGCGCTGTTCGTCGGGGACCTGAAACGGCTGTACGTGGAGGCGGCCGAGCGGGCGATCCCGGTGGGCGGGGAGGAACTGCCGAAGGAGCCGAAGGAGATCAGGTTCGAGGACGTCACCTTCAGCTATCCCGGTGAGGCGGCCCGGCCCGCGCTGGACGGGGTGAGCCTCAGCCTGCCCATGGGCCACATCATCGCGCTGGTCGGCGAGAACGGTTCGGGCAAGACGACCCTGGTCAAGCTGCTCGCGGGCCTGTACGCGCCGGACCGGGGACGGGTGCTGTGGGACGGGGTGGACGCGGCGCGGGCGGACCGGCGGCTGCTGGCCGAACGGGTGGCGATGGTGGCGCAGGACTTCAAGCGGTGGCCGTTCACCGCGCGGGTCAACGTGGCGGTGGGCCGTTCCTCCGTGCCGCTGACCGAGGAGCGGCTGGCGTCGGCGGTCGCGGAGGCCGGTGCCGAGGAGGTGGTCGCGGGCCTGCCGCGCGGTCTGGACACCCTGCTGGCCCGCAACTTCACCGGCGGCCACGAGCTGTCCGGGGGCCAGTGGCAGCGGCTGGGGATCGCGCGGGCCGCCTACCGGCGCGGCGGCATCCTGATCGTGGACGAGCCGACGGCGGCGCTGGACGCGCGGGCCGAGCTGGCGGTGTTCGAGAAGATCCGGGCGCTGGCGGGCAGCGGGCAGACCGTCGTACTGATCACGCACCGGCTCGCCTCGGTCCGGCACGCGGATCTGGTGCATGTGCTGGAGCGGGGCCGGCTGGTGGAGTCCGGCAGCCCGGACGAACTGCTCGCGCGGGGCGGGGTGTACGCGGAGCTCTACGCGCTCCAGGCGGGGCAGTTCACCGCCCCCGTCCCCGCGCCGAAGCCCGGCTGA
- a CDS encoding DUF899 family protein: MSLPEIVGRERWRAAREELRRKERAVERARAALAAERRRLPMAEVADAYVFEGGDGKATLLDLFGDRAQLVVHHFMFAPDQEAGCPCCAVFLDQIGPLAHLRARDTAFAAVSLAPFIRLLPFKARMGWTVPWYSSGESDFNRDFEATVDRDGAPVERPGLSCFLRDGDRIFHTYSVYDDALDGIGALSGLLDLTALGPLPSGGDRLRLHDEYDEYDEYDH, translated from the coding sequence ATGTCGCTTCCGGAGATCGTCGGCCGCGAGCGGTGGCGGGCGGCGCGCGAGGAGTTACGGCGCAAGGAGCGTGCTGTCGAGCGGGCTCGGGCCGCGCTCGCCGCCGAACGGCGACGGCTGCCCATGGCCGAGGTCGCCGACGCGTACGTCTTCGAGGGCGGCGACGGCAAGGCCACCCTGCTCGACCTCTTCGGGGACCGCGCCCAACTCGTCGTCCACCACTTCATGTTCGCGCCGGACCAGGAGGCCGGCTGCCCCTGCTGCGCCGTCTTCCTCGACCAGATCGGCCCCCTCGCCCATCTCCGGGCCCGGGACACCGCCTTCGCGGCCGTCTCGCTCGCGCCCTTCATCCGGCTGCTGCCGTTCAAGGCGCGGATGGGCTGGACCGTGCCCTGGTACTCCTCCGGCGAGAGCGACTTCAACCGCGACTTCGAGGCGACCGTGGACCGCGACGGCGCCCCCGTCGAACGCCCCGGCCTGAGCTGCTTCCTGCGTGACGGCGACCGGATCTTCCACACCTACTCGGTGTACGACGACGCCCTGGACGGTATCGGCGCCCTCTCCGGGCTGCTCGACCTCACCGCCCTCGGCCCCCTCCCGTCCGGCGGCGACCGGCTCCGCCTGCATGACGAGTACGACGAGTACGACGAGTACGACCACTGA